One segment of Paenibacillus rhizovicinus DNA contains the following:
- a CDS encoding response regulator transcription factor yields the protein MSGCKILVVDDEADITELISLYMEREGYHVQTTDNGEDAVAYADTYRPDLIILDVQLGQMDGFDVCKHIREVSDVPILFVSCKSDDTDIIHGLTVGGDDYMTKPFSPSQLVARVKAHLRRQSVNDRQLPYDRAAGEVLRFDGLVIDLPGRTVHVKGKEVFLSTKEFELLVRLAKTPNRAFALDDLYTIVWGHDSMGDTRTLMVHVSNLRKKIEPDPANPIYIVTVRGVGYKFNIKEGNLHVQR from the coding sequence ATGTCTGGGTGCAAAATTTTAGTCGTTGACGATGAAGCGGATATTACCGAGCTGATTTCTTTATACATGGAACGCGAAGGTTATCACGTTCAGACGACCGATAACGGCGAGGATGCCGTCGCATACGCCGACACGTATCGGCCGGATTTGATCATCTTGGATGTGCAGCTGGGGCAAATGGACGGTTTCGACGTTTGCAAGCACATCCGCGAAGTTTCGGACGTACCCATCCTGTTCGTCAGCTGTAAAAGTGACGATACTGACATTATACATGGTCTGACCGTAGGCGGCGACGATTACATGACGAAGCCGTTCAGTCCAAGCCAGCTGGTCGCGCGCGTCAAAGCCCATCTTCGCCGGCAATCGGTGAACGACCGTCAGCTTCCTTACGACAGGGCCGCCGGCGAGGTGCTTCGTTTCGACGGACTGGTGATCGATCTGCCGGGCCGCACGGTCCATGTTAAAGGCAAAGAAGTATTTTTGTCGACCAAAGAATTCGAGCTGCTCGTCCGTCTCGCCAAGACGCCGAACCGCGCGTTCGCCTTGGACGACCTGTACACCATCGTCTGGGGACACGACAGCATGGGAGATACGCGAACCTTAATGGTTCATGTCAGCAATCTCCGCAAGAAAATCGAGCCCGATCCCGCGAATCCGATCTATATCGTCACGGTTCGGGGCGTCGGCTATAAATTCAACATCAAGGAAGGAAACCTGCATGTACAACGCTGA
- a CDS encoding sensor histidine kinase → MGNPRFQEGIIIRRLLALIMLLLFIIIPLSGCTVQTGDREPEAKNGILDLRQWSFKDDGQVALSGKWSFFGGQLLTPGSPQLMYPERHVMVPRSWNSYSGKSSIRNGQGFATYKLTVRLAPEDRVLALRVPNIFSSYKLWIDGKVMAEQGRVGTSRSESTPQQYPRIVSFSTNSEQVDIVIQVSNFQHRKGGIWVPIMLGNSDTIVHAQMITTAKEMLILGSLVIIGVYHIGLYAFRRQEKFTIHFGLLCLLVGARASVTGENYLLQFFPIPWEGGLKIEYISFSLSAVTGYLYVYRLFPMDASKKVIHLVIGIGFALCGFVLACPAIVYSRLLPAFQLYVIAVSAYTLVVLVTARLRKRIGSAFVLIGVAVFVVTVLNDMLFYNEWLVYAQLVPLGLFFFMLMQSFIISKRFSSALYQVEHVSNELRELNMHLEERIEERTVALSEVNESLALTNRELQRSETSRRQLMTNISHDLRTPITLLQGYLEAFQDGVVKSEEQQQRYIKMMLGKVGGLNRLIRDLFELTKLEAGQTRFDFGEVVLGQWMRQVKDLYEIDVISSGIRFDCEYLSENVPGEGQNHEVQQQNRIRLSLDLSRMDQVMANVIYNAIKHTPRGGEITLSFYYEASTNRVIVTVSDTGVGIEEEHLPYIFDRFYKIEASRNSADGGSGLGLAIAKEIVEAHGGTIGAVSAVEKGTMIWFMLPCTVK, encoded by the coding sequence GTGGGCAATCCACGTTTTCAGGAGGGTATCATTATTCGCCGCTTATTAGCACTCATTATGCTCCTGCTCTTCATTATCATCCCGCTATCGGGCTGTACGGTTCAGACGGGCGACCGCGAACCCGAGGCCAAAAACGGCATTTTGGATTTGCGCCAGTGGTCGTTCAAGGACGATGGACAAGTCGCGCTGTCGGGCAAATGGTCGTTTTTTGGCGGTCAGCTGCTGACTCCCGGCAGCCCGCAGCTCATGTATCCGGAGCGCCATGTCATGGTGCCGCGGTCGTGGAACAGCTATTCGGGCAAGTCCAGCATTCGGAACGGTCAAGGTTTCGCGACGTACAAGCTGACCGTTCGTCTTGCGCCGGAAGACCGCGTGCTGGCGCTGCGCGTGCCGAATATCTTCAGCAGCTACAAACTTTGGATCGACGGCAAAGTCATGGCGGAGCAAGGCCGAGTCGGGACGAGCCGCAGCGAATCGACGCCGCAGCAATACCCGCGCATCGTTTCGTTCTCCACCAATTCCGAGCAGGTGGACATCGTTATTCAAGTGTCCAATTTTCAGCATCGCAAAGGGGGCATCTGGGTGCCCATCATGCTGGGGAACAGCGATACGATCGTCCACGCGCAGATGATAACGACGGCCAAAGAGATGCTCATTCTCGGCAGCCTTGTCATTATCGGCGTCTACCATATCGGCCTCTATGCATTCCGCAGGCAGGAGAAGTTTACGATTCATTTCGGCCTGCTGTGTCTGTTAGTGGGCGCCAGAGCGAGCGTCACGGGCGAGAATTACCTGCTGCAGTTCTTTCCGATTCCGTGGGAGGGCGGGCTGAAGATCGAATACATATCCTTCTCGCTCAGCGCGGTCACCGGCTACTTGTACGTTTACCGGCTTTTCCCGATGGACGCATCGAAGAAAGTCATTCATTTGGTCATCGGCATCGGGTTCGCGCTCTGCGGGTTCGTGCTCGCGTGTCCGGCAATCGTGTATTCCAGGCTGCTGCCGGCGTTCCAGTTGTATGTCATCGCGGTGAGCGCCTATACGCTGGTCGTTCTCGTTACGGCGAGACTCCGCAAGCGGATCGGATCCGCGTTCGTGCTGATCGGCGTCGCGGTATTCGTGGTCACGGTGCTGAATGACATGCTGTTCTATAACGAATGGCTCGTATATGCGCAGCTTGTGCCGCTGGGGTTGTTTTTCTTCATGCTCATGCAGTCCTTTATTATTTCTAAACGGTTTTCGAGCGCCTTATACCAGGTCGAGCACGTATCGAACGAACTTCGGGAGCTGAATATGCACTTGGAGGAACGAATCGAGGAGAGAACGGTCGCGCTCAGCGAGGTCAACGAATCGTTGGCGCTAACGAATCGCGAGCTGCAGCGTTCGGAAACGTCGAGAAGGCAGCTGATGACGAACATCTCGCATGATTTGCGCACGCCGATTACGCTGCTGCAAGGTTATTTGGAAGCTTTTCAGGACGGCGTCGTGAAATCGGAGGAACAACAGCAGAGATACATTAAGATGATGCTTGGAAAAGTCGGAGGGCTGAATCGGCTGATTCGCGATTTGTTTGAACTGACGAAGCTGGAGGCGGGGCAAACGCGGTTTGATTTCGGCGAGGTGGTGCTCGGGCAGTGGATGAGGCAGGTCAAAGACTTGTACGAGATCGACGTCATCAGCAGCGGAATTCGGTTCGACTGCGAGTATCTCAGTGAGAACGTGCCCGGTGAAGGACAGAACCACGAGGTACAGCAGCAGAACCGCATCCGGCTGAGCTTGGATTTGTCCCGCATGGATCAGGTCATGGCGAATGTCATCTACAATGCCATCAAGCATACGCCGAGAGGCGGAGAGATAACGCTTTCTTTTTACTATGAAGCGTCGACGAATCGGGTGATCGTCACCGTCAGCGATACGGGCGTCGGAATCGAGGAAGAGCATCTGCCGTATATTTTCGACCGGTTCTACAAAATCGAGGCTTCCCGCAATTCCGCGGACGGCGGCAGCGGGCTTGGTCTCGCCATTGCGAAGGAGATCGTCGAAGCTCACGGAGGCACGATCGGAGCGGTCAGTGCGGTCGAGAAGGGCACCATGATTTGGTTCATGCTGCCTTGCACCGTCAAATAG
- a CDS encoding helix-turn-helix domain-containing protein has product MTMGDRLRELRLRKNISQEEVARQIGITRSAYSHYEINNRQPVYETLKKLAVLFNVSLDYIIGGEPVKPDTPVSPEAIEIIKILNGMDQERRKQSIDRMMAVLKQAD; this is encoded by the coding sequence ATGACGATGGGAGACCGTTTGAGAGAGCTCAGGCTCCGCAAAAACATTTCGCAGGAAGAAGTGGCAAGGCAAATCGGCATTACCCGTTCCGCGTACAGCCATTACGAAATCAACAATCGCCAGCCTGTCTACGAAACGCTGAAGAAATTAGCGGTCCTGTTCAACGTTTCGCTGGACTATATTATTGGTGGAGAGCCAGTCAAGCCGGATACGCCGGTGTCACCCGAAGCGATCGAAATCATTAAAATTTTGAACGGCATGGACCAAGAGAGACGCAAGCAGTCTATCGACCGGATGATGGCCGTCCTCAAGCAGGCCGATTGA
- a CDS encoding terpene cyclase/mutase family protein — protein sequence MLQRIQPAVDALIGGLLQRQAADGSWRMGFIEGGTTMDAAAVFLLQSIGIRKPKLVRALAERMLAKQTQDGAWLVYPDEEGGNASATAECYYALQYAGLSPNEPALKKAKEAFEALGGMKQIDSLLTKFRLAVIGRYPWPRWFPVPLSIMMLPPSSPIHFFQFSGYARVHMAPMMLLADRKPGSKFPQVQSLTEPVRGGNEFKRLMRSWHAHFRLPIQDLSEQRRKGLLSLPAKLHDQAAGRAERYMLDRIEPDGTLHGYSSSTLMMLHALHARGYSMQHPVMEKAVRGLETLFFPDRLTAALPSMQITTSALWDTALTSHALQAAGLTGEHPAVAKAGRYLLDRQHTALGDWKRNVKRPVAGGWGFSDVNTINPDVDDTTAAMRAVRGLPGSSVRQAVDRGLQWLLAMQNSDGGWAAFERNVDSRIIRWVPLDGAEDAATDPSTPDLTGRTLEYLGRSAGLTSDHAYIRRGADWLYDRQEKDGSWYGRWGVCYIYGTWAALTGLAAVGEPADHPQIRKAVDWLFRVQQPDGGFGESCASDRVKRYLPLSYSTLSQTAWALDALIAVHDRPLPAMERACDYLLTHVQRGGPAADYPTGAGLPGCLYMRYDSYAIVWPLLVLANYRAKYGGGH from the coding sequence ATGCTCCAACGGATCCAACCCGCCGTCGATGCGCTGATCGGCGGGCTGCTGCAGCGGCAAGCCGCGGACGGCAGCTGGCGCATGGGCTTTATTGAAGGCGGCACGACCATGGATGCCGCGGCCGTCTTCCTGCTGCAAAGCATCGGAATCCGCAAGCCGAAGCTCGTGCGCGCGCTGGCGGAACGCATGCTGGCCAAGCAAACCCAAGACGGGGCTTGGCTCGTATACCCCGACGAAGAAGGCGGCAACGCATCCGCGACGGCGGAATGTTATTACGCTTTGCAATATGCCGGGCTTTCGCCGAACGAGCCTGCCTTGAAGAAGGCGAAGGAAGCATTCGAGGCGCTTGGCGGCATGAAGCAGATCGACAGCCTGCTGACGAAATTCCGGCTTGCCGTCATTGGCCGCTACCCTTGGCCGCGATGGTTTCCGGTTCCTCTCTCCATCATGATGCTCCCGCCCTCGTCCCCGATCCATTTCTTCCAATTCTCCGGCTACGCTCGCGTTCATATGGCGCCGATGATGCTGCTCGCCGACCGCAAACCGGGCAGCAAGTTCCCGCAGGTGCAGTCGTTGACCGAGCCTGTTCGCGGCGGGAACGAATTCAAGCGGCTCATGCGGAGCTGGCACGCGCATTTCCGCTTGCCTATTCAAGATCTGTCCGAGCAGCGTCGCAAAGGATTGCTGTCCCTGCCCGCCAAATTGCACGACCAAGCCGCCGGACGCGCCGAGCGTTACATGCTGGATCGAATCGAGCCCGACGGTACGCTCCACGGTTATTCAAGCTCCACCTTAATGATGCTGCACGCGCTGCACGCGCGAGGGTATTCGATGCAACATCCCGTCATGGAAAAGGCAGTGCGCGGACTTGAAACGCTTTTTTTCCCGGATCGCCTGACGGCGGCGCTGCCTTCCATGCAGATCACGACTTCGGCGCTGTGGGATACGGCGCTGACCAGCCACGCCCTCCAAGCCGCCGGCTTAACCGGCGAACATCCCGCTGTCGCGAAAGCAGGCCGCTATCTCCTCGACCGCCAGCATACTGCCCTGGGCGACTGGAAACGCAACGTGAAACGGCCCGTGGCCGGCGGCTGGGGCTTCTCCGACGTCAATACGATCAATCCCGACGTCGATGACACGACGGCGGCCATGCGCGCCGTCCGCGGCCTTCCCGGCTCATCGGTCCGGCAGGCCGTCGACCGCGGCCTGCAATGGCTGCTCGCGATGCAGAACAGCGACGGCGGCTGGGCCGCGTTCGAACGTAATGTCGACAGCCGGATCATTCGCTGGGTGCCCTTGGACGGCGCTGAGGATGCCGCGACCGATCCGTCCACGCCGGACTTGACCGGCCGAACGCTGGAATACCTCGGACGAAGCGCGGGTCTGACGAGCGATCACGCGTACATTCGCCGCGGGGCGGATTGGCTGTATGACCGCCAAGAGAAGGACGGCTCCTGGTATGGACGCTGGGGCGTTTGCTACATTTACGGAACCTGGGCGGCGCTGACCGGATTGGCTGCCGTCGGCGAACCTGCCGATCACCCGCAAATCCGCAAAGCGGTGGATTGGCTGTTCCGGGTCCAGCAGCCGGACGGCGGCTTCGGCGAATCCTGCGCCAGCGATCGGGTCAAACGCTACCTTCCGCTGTCCTATTCGACGCTCTCGCAAACCGCCTGGGCGCTCGATGCCCTGATCGCCGTGCATGACCGGCCCTTGCCCGCCATGGAACGGGCTTGCGATTACTTGCTGACGCATGTCCAGCGGGGCGGGCCTGCCGCGGACTATCCGACCGGCGCGGGGCTGCCGGGCTGTCTCTATATGCGCTACGACAGCTATGCGATCGTCTGGCCGCTTCTGGTGCTCGCCAATTACCGCGCCAAATACGGCGGCGGCCACTAG
- a CDS encoding ABC transporter ATP-binding protein, with translation MLSRFIAYYKPYKKLFYLDFFSAILAGFLELGFPVAVNKFIDKLLPGKDWSLIAWACAGLLFIYLLNAFLNYIVTYWGHMLGINIETDMRRKLFDHIQKLSFRFFDNTKTGHLIARLTNDLMEIGEMAHHGPEDLFIAVMTLVGAFILMLLINWKLALLTFVVVPVMIWLAIYFSAKMTKAFHRLFSDIADFNARVEDNVGGIRVVQAFGNEQHEKVLFHENNLRFRVSKLMSYKIMASNSSINYMLKRLVTLFVMICGTWFVIRGELTAGEFVGFLLLANVFIGPIEKINAVIESYPKGFAGFKRYVELLETEPEVQDRPNAVTVDKLQGDIVFRDVSFGYGEEARVLKQINLTVHEGETVAFVGPSGAGKTTLCSLLPRFYDVTGGSVSIDGTDIRDLKLASLRKGIGIVQQDVFLFAGTLRENILYGKMNAPEPELWAAVKRAQLEAFVQSLPDGLDTIVGERGVKLSGGQKQRVAIARMFLKNPPILILDEATSALDTETESAIQQSLAELSQGRTTLVIAHRLATIKNADRIIVVTEQGVSEQGRHEELLAAGGHYSRLHRAQFQS, from the coding sequence ATGTTGTCGCGTTTTATCGCCTATTACAAGCCGTATAAGAAATTGTTCTATCTCGATTTCTTCAGTGCCATCCTTGCCGGCTTCCTGGAGCTCGGTTTTCCGGTCGCGGTCAATAAATTCATCGACAAGCTGCTGCCGGGCAAGGATTGGAGCTTGATCGCCTGGGCATGCGCCGGGCTGCTCTTTATTTATCTGCTTAACGCCTTCTTGAACTATATCGTCACGTACTGGGGACATATGCTCGGCATCAACATCGAAACGGATATGCGGCGCAAGCTGTTCGATCATATTCAGAAGCTGAGCTTCCGGTTCTTCGACAATACCAAGACGGGCCATCTGATCGCCCGGTTGACCAATGACTTGATGGAAATCGGCGAAATGGCGCATCATGGACCGGAGGATCTCTTCATCGCGGTCATGACGCTCGTCGGCGCATTCATTCTCATGCTGCTCATCAATTGGAAACTCGCGCTGCTGACGTTCGTCGTCGTGCCGGTGATGATTTGGCTGGCCATCTATTTCAGCGCGAAAATGACCAAAGCATTCCACCGGCTGTTCTCGGATATCGCGGACTTCAACGCCCGCGTCGAAGACAACGTCGGCGGCATTCGCGTCGTGCAGGCGTTCGGCAACGAGCAGCACGAGAAAGTGCTGTTCCACGAAAACAATTTGCGCTTCCGCGTCTCCAAACTGATGTCGTACAAAATCATGGCGTCCAATTCGTCGATCAATTATATGCTGAAACGGCTCGTCACGTTGTTCGTGATGATTTGCGGCACATGGTTCGTTATTCGCGGCGAACTGACGGCGGGCGAATTCGTCGGGTTCCTGCTGCTCGCGAATGTTTTCATCGGACCGATCGAGAAGATCAACGCCGTCATCGAGAGCTATCCGAAAGGCTTCGCCGGCTTCAAGCGCTATGTCGAGCTATTGGAAACGGAACCGGAAGTGCAGGATCGCCCGAACGCCGTGACCGTGGACAAGTTGCAGGGCGACATCGTATTCCGCGACGTCAGCTTCGGTTACGGGGAAGAAGCCAGAGTGCTGAAGCAGATCAACCTGACGGTTCACGAGGGCGAAACGGTGGCCTTCGTCGGACCTTCCGGCGCGGGCAAAACGACGCTGTGCAGCCTGCTGCCGCGCTTCTACGACGTAACTGGAGGCAGCGTTTCGATCGACGGGACGGATATCCGCGACTTGAAGCTGGCTTCGCTTCGCAAAGGCATCGGCATCGTGCAGCAGGACGTTTTCTTGTTCGCGGGCACGCTGCGCGAAAATATTTTGTACGGCAAGATGAACGCCCCGGAACCTGAGCTATGGGCGGCAGTGAAGCGCGCGCAGCTGGAAGCGTTCGTCCAATCGCTTCCCGACGGACTGGATACGATCGTCGGCGAGCGCGGCGTGAAGCTGTCCGGCGGGCAGAAGCAGCGCGTCGCCATCGCGCGGATGTTCCTGAAGAACCCGCCGATTCTCATTCTGGACGAGGCGACTTCGGCGCTGGATACGGAGACGGAGTCCGCTATTCAGCAGTCATTGGCCGAGCTCTCCCAGGGCCGAACGACGCTCGTCATCGCCCACCGGCTCGCGACGATCAAGAATGCCGACCGCATCATCGTCGTTACGGAGCAAGGCGTATCGGAGCAGGGCAGGCACGAAGAGCTGCTCGCGGCCGGCGGCCATTACAGCAGGCTGCATCGGGCGCAGTTCCAATCTTAA
- a CDS encoding aminopeptidase, with translation MKSFQQRVEQYAALAVEVGVNVQPGQKLCVIAPVAAAEFVREIVKHAYRIGSQYVHVDWSDEAVTRARLELSPEEGLSGYPSWLAEGRVRLAEEGAAFLWVIAEDPDLLNGIDSKRIGMATKAQQNALQPFRKFTLNNEVSWSIVAVPTQPWADKVFPGHAAGERVDALWEAIFAAVRVDAEDPVATWREHAANLRAKAARLNERNYKRLQYRSASTGTDVTIGLPEGHIWVSAGTQNKEGTTFIPNMPTEEVFTSPLRTSINGKVVSSKPLSYNGNLIDRFAITFVDGRITAYEAELGQEALRELVETDEGSHYLGEIALVPFRSPISDTNITFFNTLFDENAACHLAIGFAFPFCLEGGLTMSKEEQLERGLNQSLTHVDFMIGTADLEIDGVREDGSQEPVFRGGNWAF, from the coding sequence ATGAAATCGTTCCAACAACGAGTCGAGCAGTATGCGGCGCTTGCCGTCGAGGTCGGCGTAAATGTTCAGCCAGGGCAGAAGCTTTGCGTGATCGCACCAGTAGCGGCTGCCGAATTCGTGCGCGAAATCGTCAAGCATGCCTATCGCATCGGGTCGCAGTACGTGCACGTCGATTGGAGCGACGAGGCGGTCACCCGCGCGCGCCTGGAGCTTTCGCCCGAAGAAGGATTGTCCGGGTATCCGTCGTGGCTTGCCGAAGGACGCGTGCGATTAGCCGAGGAAGGCGCCGCGTTTCTATGGGTCATCGCTGAAGATCCGGATCTGCTGAACGGCATCGATTCCAAACGGATCGGCATGGCAACGAAAGCGCAGCAGAATGCGCTGCAGCCGTTCCGTAAATTCACCTTGAACAACGAGGTATCCTGGTCGATCGTAGCCGTTCCGACGCAGCCGTGGGCGGATAAAGTGTTTCCCGGGCATGCCGCAGGGGAGCGCGTTGACGCGCTATGGGAAGCGATCTTCGCGGCCGTTCGCGTCGATGCGGAAGATCCGGTCGCCACTTGGCGGGAGCATGCGGCCAATCTGCGCGCCAAAGCCGCTCGTCTGAACGAACGGAATTACAAGCGATTGCAATATCGCAGCGCGTCTACGGGAACCGATGTGACGATCGGCTTGCCGGAAGGGCATATTTGGGTGAGCGCCGGCACGCAGAACAAGGAGGGAACGACGTTCATCCCGAACATGCCGACGGAGGAAGTATTCACGTCCCCGCTCCGCACAAGCATTAACGGCAAAGTCGTCAGCAGCAAACCGCTCAGCTATAACGGCAATTTGATCGACCGGTTTGCGATTACGTTCGTCGACGGACGGATTACCGCTTATGAAGCCGAGCTGGGACAGGAGGCGCTGCGAGAGCTCGTCGAGACGGACGAAGGCTCGCATTATTTGGGCGAAATCGCGCTCGTACCGTTCCGCTCGCCGATATCGGATACGAATATTACGTTCTTCAACACGCTGTTCGATGAGAATGCGGCCTGCCATTTGGCCATCGGCTTCGCGTTCCCGTTTTGTCTGGAAGGCGGACTGACGATGAGCAAGGAAGAGCAGCTGGAACGCGGACTGAACCAGAGCTTGACGCATGTGGATTTCATGATCGGCACTGCGGATCTCGAGATTGACGGCGTAAGAGAAGACGGCAGTCAAGAGCCGGTATTCAGGGGCGGCAACTGGGCGTTTTAA
- the pnuC gene encoding nicotinamide riboside transporter PnuC — protein MNRPWVLPVLFICMIGIAGVTSSTTLEIVATTTGLLSVWLTARERISAWPVGLVNVACFFYMFEDAKLYADMMLQVFFFALTVYGWMVWLTNRGTAKVRPTRRLTLRQGWLLAVLLPVITLIWGYLLQSYTDASIPYADALIATLSLIAQYLLSSKVFENWMCWIAVDVLSVAMYAYKDLYTLAFLYVIFLAIAIAGHISWRRALQSDTRGLPA, from the coding sequence ATGAACAGGCCTTGGGTACTGCCGGTATTATTTATTTGCATGATTGGCATCGCAGGGGTGACGTCCTCGACGACGCTGGAGATCGTTGCAACGACGACGGGGCTGCTCAGCGTCTGGCTGACGGCACGGGAACGAATCTCGGCTTGGCCGGTCGGACTGGTGAACGTCGCTTGTTTCTTCTACATGTTCGAGGACGCGAAGCTATACGCCGATATGATGCTGCAGGTCTTTTTCTTCGCGCTCACTGTTTACGGCTGGATGGTATGGCTGACGAATCGGGGCACGGCGAAGGTACGTCCGACGCGAAGACTGACGCTGCGGCAAGGCTGGCTGCTTGCAGTGCTGTTACCCGTCATAACGCTGATCTGGGGTTACTTATTGCAGAGCTATACCGATGCATCGATCCCTTACGCGGACGCGTTGATAGCCACGCTTAGTCTGATCGCTCAATATTTGCTCTCCTCGAAAGTGTTCGAGAATTGGATGTGCTGGATCGCCGTCGATGTGTTATCCGTCGCCATGTATGCGTATAAAGACCTGTATACGCTCGCGTTTCTATACGTTATCTTTCTCGCCATCGCCATCGCAGGGCATATTTCGTGGCGAAGAGCGCTGCAATCCGACACAAGGGGGCTGCCGGCATGA
- a CDS encoding AAA family ATPase — protein sequence MSGTRAGTGLTLGKFAPLHLGHQSMIEAAIRENDKVIVIIYDCPETTDIPLNVRAAWIRTLYPSPNVQVIEAWDGPAAAGDTPEIKQLQERYILGKLNGKKIDRFYSSEFYGEHMSIALGAENRQVDPGRKRIPVSGTQVRLAPYDNRAFLSPVVYRDHVVKAVFLGAPSTGKSTLAAHLSERLRTVWMPEYGREYWEMHQIERRLTLEQLEAIAVGHIEREERLALDAREVLFIDTNAITTYMFSHDYHGEATPELTRLAENASSRYDLVFLCDDDIPYDDTWDRSGEVHRQVFQKQIAADLQTRRIPYMLLRGTLEERAAQVEAVLRRFRKYRSPYEWLR from the coding sequence ATGAGCGGCACGCGAGCAGGAACGGGTTTGACATTGGGGAAATTCGCCCCGCTTCATCTCGGGCATCAATCGATGATCGAAGCCGCGATTCGGGAGAACGACAAAGTCATTGTCATCATCTACGATTGCCCGGAAACGACGGATATTCCGCTGAACGTGCGGGCGGCATGGATTCGGACGTTGTATCCAAGTCCCAACGTACAGGTTATCGAGGCGTGGGACGGACCTGCTGCAGCCGGCGATACGCCGGAGATCAAACAATTGCAGGAGCGATATATTCTCGGCAAGCTTAACGGGAAGAAGATCGACCGCTTCTATTCCAGCGAATTCTACGGCGAGCATATGAGCATTGCGCTCGGTGCCGAGAATCGGCAGGTCGATCCCGGCCGGAAGCGGATTCCGGTCTCGGGCACGCAAGTTCGGCTTGCACCATACGACAACCGTGCTTTCCTGAGCCCGGTCGTCTATCGGGATCACGTCGTCAAAGCGGTATTCCTGGGCGCTCCTTCGACGGGCAAGTCGACGCTGGCCGCACATCTGTCCGAACGCTTGCGAACGGTATGGATGCCGGAGTACGGCCGCGAATATTGGGAGATGCATCAGATCGAACGGCGGTTGACCCTCGAACAATTGGAGGCGATCGCCGTCGGTCATATCGAGCGGGAAGAACGGCTTGCGCTGGACGCCCGCGAGGTGCTGTTCATCGATACGAACGCGATAACGACGTATATGTTCTCCCATGATTACCACGGCGAGGCGACGCCGGAGTTGACGCGTTTGGCGGAGAACGCCTCGTCGCGATACGATCTTGTGTTTCTCTGCGACGACGATATTCCATACGACGATACATGGGATCGTTCCGGAGAAGTGCACCGCCAAGTGTTCCAGAAACAAATCGCTGCCGATTTGCAAACGCGCCGCATTCCGTACATGCTGCTCCGGGGGACGCTGGAGGAACGGGCCGCTCAGGTAGAAGCCGTGCTGCGGAGGTTCAGGAAGTACCGCAGTCCGTATGAGTGGCTGCGCTGA